Within Candidatus Edwardsbacteria bacterium, the genomic segment ATATTTTTTGATCGTCATTCTGTGCGATGACGCGCCTTTATGTCACCCTGAGAAATCTGCCCGCCCAACAGGCCGAACGGGCGACGACAATTCATCCTTCAACCTGACAGCCGTTTCGTTATTCTGAGACCGGCAGCCTGCTGGCCAAGCCGAAGAATCTATGCCCCCTTGGCGCAGATCCTTCAATTGTGAAACCTGCTGCCGCCTTCAGGATGACAAGCCTTTTGTCACCCTGAGAAATCTATCCGCCCGACAGGCTGAACGGGTGACACCCGTCATCCTTCAACCTGCATTGCTCCGAAGTTTCCTCAGGATGACTAAGAAAATTCTTATTAACCTTAGCGTCTCTGTGGCTTGGTGTGAAAATACCCTAACGGCCCGCAATGATCCCTGCCAGATTATCTATGGTCGTTCTTACCTCGGTACTCAACCCTTTGCCGAACTCTATGCCTCTGGGTTGTACTCCCAGTATTTTGATATCCAGCTCCGGCAGTTTTTCCTTCAAATACTTGATGAACATAAGAAGCGACAGATTGTGGGTGGATACCGCTATCCGCTTGCCCAATTGGTCGCTCTCCAAAAGGGCCGCATCGCCCGGCATTCCTCCCAGGGCCACCGCATCGGCTATCACCAGTCTGGCCGGAGCCAATTGGACTATCTGGCTCAAAAGATCCTCCGGGGTCTCCCCGCCATCAAGCAGGTTGACTTTGGTTCTGCCTGAAAGATTTTTAACCAACTCCGGGCCGAACCCGTCATCGCCCCGCAGAACATTTCCCACCCCGATGATCAGCGAGTCGCCATTTAAAGAACCAAGATATTCAAACAGGTCAGGCATGGTTGCCTCGATAAGTTATACCATGATTATACGTTTGACCAGCAGTTGTTCCGCAATTGTATTTCAATTGTATCACCATTGTATGGCTATAGTCTTCCAATCGTTAGAACGCCTCCTCGGCCAGCCCCTTGATCTCGGTGTAGTTGAACACCGGCCCCTCGGTGCAGACATACTTGTTCCCGATGCAGCAGTGGCCGCACTTGCCCACCCCGCACTTCATGTAGCGCTCCAAAGTGGAGACGATCTGCTTCTCCGGCAGTCCCAGCTTGAGGAGCTCGATGATCACGAACTTGATCATGATGGGCGGCCCGCAGGTGTAAACCACGGTGTTGGGAATGTCCAATTTCAGCTTGGGGAACAGGGTGGTTACCACCCCCACGTTTCCGGTCCATTCCTTATCGGCCACATCCACCGTCTGGATCAGCTTCAGGTCGGTCTTCTTTTCCCATTCGCTTAACTGATATTTATAGACCCGGTCGGCCGGGGTCCGGGCTCCGTAGAGAATGGTGAAATCGCGGTAATCGGAACGGTGATTGAATATGTGGTCAATCATGGAGCGCAGCGGCGGAAGGCCGATGCCACCCCCGATCACCAGCACGTCCTTGCCCTTGGAGTCTATCTTATCCAGAAAACTGTTGCCCAACGGCCCCTTGATACCGATCTCATCGCCCACTTTCATCTCATTGAGGGCATTGGTCACCCGGCCGCAGGCCCGCACTGTAAAGGTCATCACGCCCGGCTCCTGGGGCGAGGTGGTCAATCCGAAGGGCGCCTCGCCGGCCCCGAACACCGAGGCCTCCACGAATTGCCCGGGACGCGAGATGAACAGCTTGGCCTCGTCCTTCTTTTTTATTCTGACATCATAGGTGCGGGTGTCGGGTGTCTCCTGCTTGATGTCGGTGATCTCCGAAATGTACGGTAGGTAGATATTGGGATTCATAATGCTCTTGTTTTATTTTTTGCCCGCTAAACACGCGAAAATTAATCATCTTCGATGTTCAACAGTAATTTTATTTCTTTGCGGTCATTCCTGCGCTTCATTGCCTTCAGTGTAAACTCCAGCAGGAATCCAGGTTTTGTATTTAGGACTTAGTGCTTTCTGTGTCCGTTTTTCTCATCCAGCGGATCACCGTCGGCATGTCAACCCCGCCGGGGCAGGCGATCACGCATCTGCCGCAGCCCACGCATCCGATCACCGGGTTCTTCTCCAAATAATCCATGGATACCTTGTGATAGAACCAGCGCTTGCGGCGGTCGGCCCTGGTGGCCCGGGGATTGTGGCCCGACACCTCGCGGGTGAACCCCGCAAAATCGCAGGTATCCCAGCTGCGGTAGCGCAGGCCTTCGGTATCGGACTCCATCTTGTCGTCCACATCAAAACAGGAGCACATCGGACAGACATAGATACATCCGCCGCAGCCAATGCAGTAATCGGCCACCTTCTGCCAGAACTCCGGCTTGAGGTGCCCCTGGTCCATCCGGCGCATGGCTTTGGAAAAGAAACTGATGGGCTGTTGGAAGGTCTTTTCGGCCTCGTTTTCCAAATTGCGGCGGGCATGCTGGTCGCCGTCCTGGGTCGTGGTGAAATATTCTTTGAATTCCTTGATAAACTCCTCGCCCTTGGGGCTGCCCACCTCGGCAAAGTAACGGTCACCCAAGTCGGTAAGCTGAATATCATAGCCCTGGGCCAGAAACGGGCCGCTGTCGGTGCAGACGCAGAAACACTTGGGCCCGGCCACGTTGCAGCCGATGGTAATGAACACCGCCCGGTTTCTTCTGGCCTCGTACAATGGGTCCGGTAGGGGATCGCCAGACTTCCAGTCCGGGCCGGATTTTGTGCCCTGCCCGAAGAAGCTGTCGAAATAATTAACCGCCGACATATCGCAGGACCGGATGCCCCAGATCACCGCCCGCGGCATGGCTTCCGGCGGGGACAGCTCCAGTCCAGATTTGTTCTTTTTGTAGCGGAACATCTCCTCGATCTGGGGAAATACGAACCGCTTGGCGCCCAGATAGCCGTTGACGTAATCCCCGGCCAGCTCTTTCTCGGACGACAGCTGGCCAAAAAAATTGTCTCCGTTCTCGCCGGCCATCGGCCCCCAAAGCTCGTCGCCTTTTTTTATCAGGCGAGCCAGCAGCTCCGGTACCTTGGATTTGGCAAGTGAATAACTCTTGTTTTGCGACATATGATATGATCCGGTTTATATTGTTTTTAGCATTGTACTCAACGGGCTTAACAAAAAGAGGGCCAATGACAAAAGGGCCCTTTAACATATGGCCATAATTTGTGAATTATTTCACAAAGACGACAAAAAGTCAAGCCCTTTTTATGCGTTCCGTTAGGTGTGAAAATTCTTCTTTTGTTATCTTATCTGCCAGATCTTGTGCAGTTGCCGGATTATGCTGACATGGGTTAAAAACTGACCGGCCAGACCTTGGTATCTGCGCACCATTTGCATGTCCGGAACGGTTTTCCCTTCGGCCGGCTGCAGGACAAGGATGATCTTTTTATCAACAGCGGCTATCATTTTGGCGGCCCGTTCAACTTCAGCTTGAATAGTATTGTCACAGACCACCATCTTGACGAAAACCTTGTTCTTGGTGATATTCAAAAAATCCTTCTGAACATCCCAATGGTCTTTCCCGCAGGCCGAGGGGGGCTTGATGTCCATAGAGACCACGTCGATCCCGGAGATAAGGGATGCTAATTCCCGGGGCAGGGTGCCGTTGGTCTCCAGATAGGTCCGAAACTTTTGTTCTTTTAGGGCTGGAATGATGGCCGAAATGAATTTCGCCTGCAGCAGCGGCTCCCCGCCGGTGAAGGAGACGAACTGCCCCGGCTGAGTAATGGCGTTTATTTTAGCTAAGGCCTCAGAGGTATCCATCTCGATTGTCTTGCCGTCATCCTTGGCCTGAGGGGTGTCACAATAAGAACAATCCAGATTGCAGCCGGCCAAGCGCACAAAGGTGGTGGGATCGCCCAGATAGATGCCTTCGCCCTGCAGGGAATGAAATATTTCGGTTATTTTGGCTTTCATTTTTACCGGTATATCTTAAAATCCGAATTTTGGCTCTCCACCCGCATCCGGCCCTTGCTGATCAGCGCATTCCATGCGGCCTGCACCCAATAATCCAAGGTAAACAAAATGCCGTCAATTTCTGTAAACGTGATTTTCATTTCAAATTCACTTACCGGCCATTTCATTTTTGGCATTATGGCGCTTGCTGAGCTTAATGTTAATTTTTTCGGATCATAAAAAAACTCACCGGCTAAATTACCTTTTTTAGGCTTCTTGGGGCTGAATTTTATTTTACCCAAAACTTCTGTTTCAGTAATTGGAATCACTTCAAAGATATAGGTTGAATCATTAAAATTAGGCAGGGTTATACTTTCTTTGTGTTCTTGTTTTTTCTTCTCAGCCGGATAAATCAGGGTGTATTCCTGCAGTGAATCGCCCTTGAATTTCTGCCAGGTCCTGACGGTATCGGTTTTTTCTATCCCGCCCTGTTTGTCCAGCTTATGGACATAGGTAATGGTATTGAAACTGTATACCAGTTCCTTCTGCTCTTTCTTCTGCCGATCCATCTTCTGCTGCAGTTTGATGAGGGTGGAATCCTGGGCAAAGGAGACAATTGGAAATAGAACAACTACCAACAAGAACGCTGAGCATATTAGAAATTTCTTTAACATATTTCCCTGATTTTTATTTGTGTCTTGGTGCCTTTGTGGTTAGCTGTCTGCTGGATCTTTCATCTTGGCTTCCTTGAACCCCTTGGCCCGCAACAAGCAGGAATCGCAGGTGCCACAGGGCTTTTTACCGCCGCTGTAGCAAGACCAGGTCAGGGCATAGGGCACGCCTAAATTGATTCCCAATTTAATTATTTGGGATTTGGTCATTTTCAGAAGGGGCGCAACTATCTTTATCGGCCTTCCCTGGCGTCCGGCCTTGGTGCCCAGTTTGAAGACCTTTGACATGGCCGCGATGTAATCCGGGCGGCAGTCGGGATAGCCCGAGTAATCCAGGGCATTGGCGCCGATCATCACCGCTCCGGCCCCCATGGCCTCGGCC encodes:
- a CDS encoding hydrogenase maturation protease, with protein sequence MPDLFEYLGSLNGDSLIIGVGNVLRGDDGFGPELVKNLSGRTKVNLLDGGETPEDLLSQIVQLAPARLVIADAVALGGMPGDAALLESDQLGKRIAVSTHNLSLLMFIKYLKEKLPELDIKILGVQPRGIEFGKGLSTEVRTTIDNLAGIIAGR
- a CDS encoding FAD/NAD(P)-binding protein, encoding MNPNIYLPYISEITDIKQETPDTRTYDVRIKKKDEAKLFISRPGQFVEASVFGAGEAPFGLTTSPQEPGVMTFTVRACGRVTNALNEMKVGDEIGIKGPLGNSFLDKIDSKGKDVLVIGGGIGLPPLRSMIDHIFNHRSDYRDFTILYGARTPADRVYKYQLSEWEKKTDLKLIQTVDVADKEWTGNVGVVTTLFPKLKLDIPNTVVYTCGPPIMIKFVIIELLKLGLPEKQIVSTLERYMKCGVGKCGHCCIGNKYVCTEGPVFNYTEIKGLAEEAF
- a CDS encoding 4Fe-4S dicluster domain-containing protein, which codes for MSQNKSYSLAKSKVPELLARLIKKGDELWGPMAGENGDNFFGQLSSEKELAGDYVNGYLGAKRFVFPQIEEMFRYKKNKSGLELSPPEAMPRAVIWGIRSCDMSAVNYFDSFFGQGTKSGPDWKSGDPLPDPLYEARRNRAVFITIGCNVAGPKCFCVCTDSGPFLAQGYDIQLTDLGDRYFAEVGSPKGEEFIKEFKEYFTTTQDGDQHARRNLENEAEKTFQQPISFFSKAMRRMDQGHLKPEFWQKVADYCIGCGGCIYVCPMCSCFDVDDKMESDTEGLRYRSWDTCDFAGFTREVSGHNPRATRADRRKRWFYHKVSMDYLEKNPVIGCVGCGRCVIACPGGVDMPTVIRWMRKTDTESTKS
- a CDS encoding 7-carboxy-7-deazaguanine synthase QueE, with translation MKAKITEIFHSLQGEGIYLGDPTTFVRLAGCNLDCSYCDTPQAKDDGKTIEMDTSEALAKINAITQPGQFVSFTGGEPLLQAKFISAIIPALKEQKFRTYLETNGTLPRELASLISGIDVVSMDIKPPSACGKDHWDVQKDFLNITKNKVFVKMVVCDNTIQAEVERAAKMIAAVDKKIILVLQPAEGKTVPDMQMVRRYQGLAGQFLTHVSIIRQLHKIWQIR
- the queC gene encoding 7-cyano-7-deazaguanine synthase QueC, with amino-acid sequence MGLNKKAVILLSGGLDSATVLYWAIDKGYKPQALIFDYGQRHRREVGSAKALCKKAGVPCRVISIKLPWQGSSLLEKKAALPKAKNVKAVGAEIPSTYVPGRNTLFLSYGLSLAEAMGAGAVMIGANALDYSGYPDCRPDYIAAMSKVFKLGTKAGRQGRPIKIVAPLLKMTKSQIIKLGINLGVPYALTWSCYSGGKKPCGTCDSCLLRAKGFKEAKMKDPADS